Proteins encoded together in one Methanosarcinales archaeon window:
- a CDS encoding methyltransferase domain-containing protein, translated as MEKISSPKFSKPIYTCGDGLRFATPEIVARYRAGRLHTSILADISCGIGGQTIFFARECQKVYGVDIAGDKLQCAQKNDSLYNFGNITFIEGNALSTQIVEQVTDADIIFSDPARPAAETVRQTDSLRPGIPMVLDVYKDITDKFAFEAPPQMPPERIDFDCEREYISVDGKLNRLTLYLGPLKQCERSAVVLEETAFHKLESEDKSQLPEIAEIDEPKTYAFEPDPAVVKAGLLGELVLELKQPLEMVQIDAKRKLLTSDILIDSPFFKNTFQLIGKVPYDCRQINSFLQGTDIGIAVIRFNIAPEKYWDIRNKIEKDLTGGKTAHLFKISRSIYLFENLRTS; from the coding sequence ATGGAAAAAATAAGCAGCCCCAAATTCAGCAAACCCATTTACACATGCGGTGATGGCCTTAGATTTGCCACTCCCGAGATCGTGGCACGATACAGGGCCGGAAGATTACACACCAGTATACTGGCCGATATAAGCTGCGGGATCGGGGGCCAGACCATTTTTTTTGCCAGGGAATGCCAGAAGGTCTATGGGGTGGACATTGCGGGGGATAAATTACAATGTGCACAAAAGAACGACAGCCTGTACAATTTCGGTAATATCACCTTTATCGAAGGGAATGCCCTTTCAACTCAAATCGTAGAACAGGTGACTGATGCTGATATAATCTTCAGCGACCCGGCCAGGCCTGCTGCTGAAACCGTAAGGCAGACAGACAGTCTGAGGCCAGGTATACCTATGGTGCTGGATGTCTACAAGGATATTACTGATAAATTCGCCTTTGAAGCACCCCCCCAGATGCCTCCCGAACGCATAGATTTCGATTGCGAGCGGGAATATATCAGTGTGGATGGGAAATTAAACAGACTTACCCTCTATTTAGGGCCGTTAAAACAGTGTGAGCGCTCGGCAGTGGTGCTGGAGGAGACTGCATTCCATAAATTAGAATCAGAGGACAAATCACAATTACCTGAAATCGCAGAAATTGATGAACCAAAGACGTACGCTTTTGAGCCAGATCCAGCGGTTGTGAAGGCTGGATTGTTGGGGGAGCTGGTTCTGGAATTGAAACAACCTTTAGAAATGGTACAAATTGATGCAAAACGAAAATTATTAACTTCAGATATTCTTATTGACTCACCGTTTTTCAAGAACACTTTTCAACTTATCGGGAAAGTCCCTTATGACTGCAGGCAGATCAATAGTTTTCTACAAGGGACTGATATCGGGATTGCTGTCATACGCTTCAATATTGCACCTGAAAAATATTGGGACATAAGAAATAAGATCGAAAAAGACCTTACTGGAGGGAAAACAGCCCATTTATTTAAAATATCACGTTCTATTTACCTATTTGAAAACCTTAGAACATCATAA
- a CDS encoding amino acid permease — protein MTDQIELSREMGVLSATMIGVGAMIGAGIFVLTGIAAGEAGPGLLLVFFLNGVVTTFTAMTYAELSSAIPEAGGGYLWVKHALPSINGFLSGWMSWFAHAVAGSLYALGFGAYFGLLLDAYNISIFGLSEGNLIKFLAVVIALIFIYINYMGASETGAIANIIGIIKIAILGIFIVSGLHTMYYRPEFYANFDPFLPNGFGGVFAAMGLTFIAFEGYEVIAQTAEEIKNPKKNLPRAIFISLIVVIPIYLLVAFVALGAMDTDIPTWQYLGQYQELGLVEAARQFMPFGTFLLLVGGLVSTMSALNATTFSSTRVSFAMGRDHNLLGIFKRIHPVKRTPYTALFISGALIIVMALSLPIEDVASASAVMFLLLFLQVNLAVIVIRRKYGKELEYGYKIPFFPIIPILGIITQLFLALYMFSYSPVGWYAIIIWISIGFMVYFGYSVKKEKIEKGKIARQVSPGEYRVVVAMSNLKNVEPLITMGAGLAKARNSEVVALYIIGVPHQTFLETGSQFIENSKPIFEKAVSTGEKVGVRVLKKTVVSHSHDIPEAILDVVRTGKSNIILLGGTDRVFKGKIKQSIPQIVMRNADCDVGIFFPREFKEIKKILVPVGQGEHAYRIGIADNLANFFDAEMTLFTVVKDESLVGSAQKMQQKTAGLFEREFDTRIEVSRSVEEAILNKATDYDLIIMGPSTEWIMHDVLFGSLPDKIIKKSKCSVLIIKQPKQHAESWIEMMIDRIRRW, from the coding sequence ATGACTGACCAGATAGAACTCAGCCGTGAGATGGGAGTGCTCAGCGCCACCATGATCGGTGTCGGTGCCATGATAGGGGCGGGCATATTCGTCCTTACAGGCATAGCTGCCGGAGAGGCGGGGCCGGGTTTGTTGCTGGTATTTTTCTTAAACGGTGTTGTAACTACCTTTACTGCCATGACATATGCTGAGCTGAGCTCAGCAATTCCAGAGGCCGGAGGCGGGTATCTCTGGGTCAAACATGCCCTGCCCAGCATCAACGGCTTTCTAAGTGGCTGGATGAGCTGGTTCGCCCACGCAGTGGCCGGCAGCCTGTATGCCCTGGGATTCGGGGCATATTTCGGTTTGCTGCTGGATGCTTATAATATTTCAATTTTTGGGCTTTCCGAAGGTAACCTCATCAAATTCCTGGCTGTAGTTATTGCATTGATATTCATCTATATCAACTATATGGGTGCTTCTGAAACAGGAGCCATAGCCAATATAATAGGTATTATCAAGATCGCTATTCTGGGTATATTTATTGTTTCAGGGCTGCACACCATGTACTACCGCCCCGAATTCTATGCAAATTTCGATCCGTTCCTGCCAAACGGATTCGGCGGTGTGTTCGCTGCAATGGGTCTCACGTTCATCGCTTTTGAAGGTTACGAGGTCATTGCCCAGACCGCAGAAGAGATCAAGAACCCGAAGAAGAATCTTCCCAGAGCTATCTTTATTTCGCTCATCGTGGTCATTCCCATCTACCTGCTTGTTGCATTCGTTGCATTGGGGGCCATGGATACTGATATTCCTACCTGGCAGTACCTTGGCCAGTACCAGGAACTGGGCCTGGTGGAAGCAGCCCGCCAGTTCATGCCCTTTGGGACATTCTTATTGCTGGTGGGAGGGCTTGTTTCCACCATGTCGGCCCTGAATGCTACCACCTTTTCATCCACCAGGGTTTCCTTTGCCATGGGTCGGGATCACAACCTGCTCGGTATCTTCAAAAGGATCCATCCTGTGAAGCGGACGCCCTATACTGCCCTTTTCATCTCTGGAGCGCTGATCATTGTCATGGCCCTGAGCCTTCCCATCGAGGATGTCGCCAGCGCTTCGGCAGTAATGTTCCTGCTTCTGTTCCTGCAGGTCAACCTGGCAGTTATCGTGATACGCAGGAAATACGGAAAAGAACTGGAATACGGGTACAAGATCCCGTTCTTCCCGATCATTCCAATTCTTGGTATAATTACCCAGCTGTTTTTGGCACTGTACATGTTCAGTTACAGCCCTGTTGGATGGTATGCTATAATAATATGGATCTCTATCGGTTTTATGGTCTATTTTGGCTATTCAGTGAAAAAAGAAAAGATCGAAAAGGGGAAGATCGCCCGTCAGGTATCCCCGGGCGAGTACCGCGTGGTGGTTGCCATGTCTAACCTCAAGAATGTGGAACCGCTCATCACAATGGGTGCGGGGCTGGCAAAAGCCCGGAACAGCGAGGTGGTGGCCTTATATATCATCGGTGTCCCCCACCAGACCTTCCTTGAAACGGGAAGTCAATTTATTGAGAACTCGAAGCCCATTTTCGAGAAGGCGGTCTCTACCGGGGAAAAGGTCGGTGTTCGGGTCTTAAAGAAAACCGTTGTGTCCCATTCCCATGACATCCCGGAAGCAATCCTGGACGTGGTAAGAACAGGAAAGAGCAATATTATCCTTTTAGGGGGTACAGACCGTGTATTCAAAGGCAAGATCAAACAGAGTATTCCCCAGATCGTGATGAGGAACGCTGATTGTGACGTGGGGATATTTTTCCCCAGGGAATTTAAGGAGATAAAGAAAATCCTGGTGCCGGTAGGTCAGGGAGAGCATGCATACCGCATCGGGATAGCTGATAATCTTGCAAATTTCTTTGATGCGGAAATGACTCTTTTTACTGTAGTCAAGGATGAAAGCCTTGTCGGATCAGCACAAAAAATGCAGCAAAAAACGGCTGGTTTATTCGAAAGAGAATTTGACACCCGGATAGAAGTATCAAGGTCAGTTGAAGAAGCCATCTTAAACAAAGCAACCGACTATGACCTCATAATAATGGGCCCGTCAACAGAGTGGATCATGCATGATGTTCTATTCGGCTCCCTTCCAGATAAGATCATCAAGAAATCAAAGTGCAGTGTATTGATCATCAAACAACCAAAACAGCACGCTGAATCCTGGATCGAGATGATGATCGACAGGATTAGAAGATGGTAA
- a CDS encoding winged helix DNA-binding protein — MDQIKRKRDRLEVIYDILKIIRHHNNSIKPTPLLRYSNLSSQSFSEYLNELLEKGLLKEIIDEKGKKFLTLTDKGFKYLEKYKLILGFIEEFEL; from the coding sequence ATGGACCAGATAAAGCGTAAAAGGGATCGCTTGGAAGTGATTTATGATATATTGAAGATTATCAGACATCACAATAATTCCATAAAGCCTACACCTCTATTAAGATATTCAAATTTATCATCACAAAGTTTTTCTGAATATTTAAATGAATTATTGGAAAAAGGTTTACTCAAAGAGATTATTGATGAGAAGGGAAAGAAGTTCTTAACTTTGACTGATAAAGGTTTCAAATATCTTGAAAAATATAAATTGATCTTAGGTTTCATTGAAGAATTTGAATTATGA
- a CDS encoding mechanosensitive ion channel: protein MVSFDQEQLTLFAIEILVFFLIILITAIIATISKVLINKATQSSSQFLATRIKRYVILLIWAIGIIFAISQVGISTDILILLLAVAGIGFIASAYPILQNIISYSFFNLQYKVEDVISINEHRGKVIEITDINTVLLDDNGDLVSVPNVLFVKGTWTKHQISGYEFTLPLVIKKDIDVVDFEKAILESLQEWKNYFKKAPNIVTTHIGEKTTELSLILNLKDPAKKSLVTAEINQVIDRLISEFTEKAVNSQKESKIKEIKDIGK from the coding sequence ATGGTATCTTTTGATCAGGAACAATTAACCTTATTTGCAATTGAAATTCTTGTTTTTTTTCTTATCATACTAATAACTGCAATAATAGCTACTATCTCAAAAGTATTGATCAATAAAGCCACACAATCAAGTTCACAATTTCTTGCAACCCGTATCAAACGGTACGTTATTCTCCTTATTTGGGCTATAGGAATTATTTTTGCCATAAGTCAGGTTGGCATATCCACTGACATCCTCATCCTGCTGCTGGCGGTGGCGGGTATCGGTTTTATAGCTTCTGCGTATCCTATTCTCCAGAACATTATATCCTACTCCTTTTTCAACCTGCAGTATAAGGTAGAGGATGTAATATCTATTAACGAGCACCGGGGGAAGGTTATAGAGATCACTGATATTAATACAGTACTGTTGGACGACAATGGTGATCTGGTCTCTGTTCCCAATGTGCTGTTCGTAAAAGGGACATGGACGAAACATCAAATATCTGGATATGAATTTACCTTACCATTGGTCATTAAAAAAGACATTGATGTGGTAGATTTCGAAAAAGCGATACTGGAATCCTTACAGGAATGGAAGAATTACTTCAAAAAAGCACCCAATATCGTTACAACCCACATAGGGGAGAAGACAACCGAACTCTCACTCATCCTGAATTTGAAGGATCCTGCAAAAAAAAGCCTGGTAACTGCGGAGATCAACCAAGTAATCGACAGGTTAATATCTGAGTTCACTGAAAAAGCCGTAAACTCCCAAAAAGAGTCCAAGATCAAGGAAATAAAGGACATCGGTAAATGA
- a CDS encoding TIGR00341 family protein, giving the protein MALRLIEIFIPPKDEYRVQQALKDRKFLDMWQERFSKDLVNIKILLPTEETEEVLDLLEKHISRVEGYRIFLIQVEASLPRPAPSKEERHEGEEAQPEQKTKQKKSRISRVELYADIDATIKLSKIFVILALLSSVVAAVGILQDNVAVIIGAMVIAPLLGPNLALSLATTLGDVDLARSALKANTAGILAVLSFAAVIGYLLKFDPDIPQIISRTRVSLGDIIMALAAGSAAALSITTGVSSALIGVMVAVALLPPLVVFGMMLGSGNWVLATGAGMLVLVNLICINLAGVMTFWIQGIQPRKLWEADRAIKATKMAIMLWTLLLIALVLILFSPLTPHFFNP; this is encoded by the coding sequence ATGGCACTCCGGTTGATTGAGATATTTATCCCTCCAAAAGATGAATATCGTGTACAACAGGCATTAAAGGATCGCAAGTTCCTGGATATGTGGCAGGAAAGGTTCTCAAAGGACCTGGTCAACATCAAGATACTGCTACCCACGGAAGAGACTGAAGAAGTGCTGGACCTGCTGGAAAAACATATTTCCCGGGTGGAAGGGTACCGCATATTCCTGATTCAGGTGGAAGCATCCTTACCAAGGCCAGCCCCATCCAAGGAAGAGAGACATGAGGGAGAAGAAGCCCAACCTGAACAGAAAACAAAGCAAAAAAAATCCAGGATCAGCCGCGTGGAACTGTATGCTGATATTGATGCCACCATCAAATTATCAAAGATCTTTGTCATTCTTGCCCTGCTATCTTCCGTGGTAGCGGCAGTTGGCATATTGCAGGACAATGTGGCAGTCATTATAGGCGCCATGGTCATAGCACCCCTGCTGGGTCCCAACCTGGCCCTGTCCCTTGCCACCACCCTGGGTGATGTCGATCTTGCCCGCAGTGCCTTAAAAGCAAATACTGCCGGAATTCTTGCCGTCCTTTCTTTTGCTGCCGTTATTGGCTATCTGTTAAAATTTGATCCTGATATTCCCCAGATCATATCCAGGACAAGGGTGAGTCTGGGCGATATCATTATGGCCCTGGCCGCTGGCAGTGCAGCAGCATTATCAATTACCACCGGGGTTTCCAGTGCTCTAATCGGCGTGATGGTGGCGGTGGCACTGCTTCCACCTCTGGTGGTTTTCGGCATGATGCTGGGTTCAGGGAACTGGGTATTGGCAACTGGAGCCGGAATGTTGGTGCTGGTAAATTTGATCTGTATTAACCTGGCAGGGGTTATGACCTTCTGGATTCAGGGAATTCAGCCCAGAAAGTTATGGGAAGCTGACAGGGCCATAAAAGCAACAAAGATGGCCATTATGCTGTGGACATTACTGCTAATTGCACTGGTATTAATCCTCTTTTCTCCCTTAACTCCTCATTTTTTTAACCCATAG
- a CDS encoding transposase translates to MSNVPQKVENAFEKLRKQYDFYIELKNINGHFYIYQATSEWDAKKKTTRKITNYIGKITIDGQFREKGKRKRIKQSYREIFEYGNVALAHTLIEDVEKILFEIVPYGQDIIAMAILKAIDPKPLRLLPSQWSKMYLSREIEVNLSPNHTSSLLHQIGTNVSDWYNLFSKLIQKNDLILYDLTAIFTYSENIKMAEKGYNAHHKFLEQLGVIMAFSKTENLPVGIDVFHGSMKDIKTIREFVKRLPARDFGFIFDRGFSSYKLLDDLDAENISYIVPLKKDSKYLGIENIPWNEQFLYLKRPIRGTKLDNPHGSLLCFEDPRLKGEQEGALLKKLIEGTISQEEYEVKKRRAGIIGLVSNLKEKSVIEIFELYKGREEVELAFDFMKNELEADKTYLQADEGVRGYFFVAFLALRIYFGVLKRLREKGLNHKISVNEAFFELSKMQKIVEKGGRDYFAKAPKRAEDMYVLFEDMIPMG, encoded by the coding sequence ATGTCAAACGTACCTCAGAAAGTTGAAAATGCCTTTGAAAAACTTCGGAAACAGTACGACTTTTATATCGAATTAAAAAATATCAACGGTCATTTCTACATTTATCAAGCAACCAGCGAATGGGATGCAAAAAAGAAAACAACCCGTAAGATTACTAACTATATTGGTAAAATCACCATTGACGGACAATTCAGAGAAAAAGGAAAAAGAAAGCGCATAAAACAATCATACAGAGAAATTTTTGAATATGGGAACGTCGCTCTAGCTCACACTTTAATTGAAGATGTTGAGAAAATCCTGTTTGAAATTGTACCTTATGGTCAGGATATAATTGCTATGGCCATCTTAAAAGCTATCGATCCAAAACCTCTGAGACTGTTGCCATCTCAATGGTCAAAGATGTATCTTTCACGCGAAATTGAAGTGAATCTTTCACCCAATCACACATCTTCCCTTCTTCATCAAATTGGTACTAATGTCTCCGATTGGTACAACTTATTTTCCAAACTTATACAAAAAAATGATCTAATTCTTTATGATCTAACAGCGATCTTCACATATTCTGAAAACATAAAGATGGCTGAAAAGGGATACAATGCCCATCATAAATTTCTGGAACAACTTGGTGTAATTATGGCATTTTCAAAAACGGAAAACCTACCGGTTGGCATTGATGTGTTCCATGGTTCAATGAAAGATATCAAAACTATAAGAGAATTTGTGAAGCGATTGCCTGCAAGAGATTTTGGTTTTATATTTGATAGAGGTTTTTCATCCTATAAACTTCTTGATGATTTAGATGCTGAAAACATAAGCTATATTGTTCCCCTTAAAAAAGATTCGAAGTATCTTGGTATTGAAAATATTCCCTGGAATGAACAATTTCTTTATCTAAAAAGACCGATCAGGGGCACTAAACTCGATAACCCACATGGATCACTTTTATGTTTTGAAGATCCTCGATTGAAAGGTGAACAAGAAGGTGCATTATTGAAAAAGCTGATTGAAGGAACTATAAGTCAGGAGGAATATGAGGTCAAAAAGAGAAGAGCTGGGATAATAGGATTAGTTTCAAACCTTAAAGAAAAATCTGTTATTGAGATTTTTGAACTTTACAAGGGAAGGGAAGAAGTTGAACTTGCATTTGATTTTATGAAAAATGAACTAGAAGCTGATAAGACTTATTTACAAGCAGATGAAGGAGTGAGAGGATATTTCTTTGTTGCATTCCTCGCTTTGAGAATCTATTTTGGAGTCCTTAAACGGTTGAGGGAAAAGGGACTGAACCACAAGATCTCAGTTAATGAAGCATTCTTTGAACTCTCAAAGATGCAGAAAATTGTGGAAAAAGGTGGACGAGATTATTTTGCTAAAGCTCCCAAGAGAGCTGAAGATATGTATGTATTATTCGAAGATATGATACCTATGGGTTAA